From the genome of Thermoflexus hugenholtzii, one region includes:
- a CDS encoding ABC transporter permease, translating to MRAALWRENIQQAFETLATNRLRAALTLLGILIGVAAVIAMVAIGRGVQNYIQDQFAALGTNLIFVIPRAAAEGPSAGAALQDISSLTMRDVRAIEQEVRGRVTVVVPVIQRFGPLESEGREAVTVILGTTPGYAPARNWPPQHGTFLEEAHLLNRSRVIVLGLTPARRLFPDVPNPVGRTVRINGVPFRVIGVMSDKGGNAFGDYNDLAFIPITVAQEMLYDARDPRTGEPLVTGIMLQATRSEYTDEIVRRITELLRERHRIRFRDEDDFAILTQFELVSIFGQISGVLTVFLGALGAISLIVGGIGIMNIMLVSVTERTREIGLRKAVGARRRDILLQFLTEAILITMLGGVLGTGAGIALASTINVLSGGAVRAAVGLDTVLLAVGVSAAVGLFFGLYPAWRAARLDPIVALRAE from the coding sequence ATGCGAGCGGCGTTGTGGAGGGAGAACATCCAACAAGCTTTCGAGACTCTGGCCACCAACCGTCTGCGGGCGGCCCTCACCCTCCTGGGCATCCTGATCGGGGTGGCTGCCGTCATCGCCATGGTGGCCATCGGCCGCGGGGTGCAGAACTACATCCAGGACCAGTTCGCCGCCCTCGGCACCAACCTGATCTTCGTGATCCCACGAGCAGCGGCGGAGGGCCCATCCGCAGGGGCCGCGCTGCAGGACATCTCCTCCCTCACCATGCGGGATGTGCGCGCCATCGAGCAGGAGGTGCGCGGCCGGGTCACCGTCGTCGTCCCGGTGATCCAGCGTTTCGGGCCTCTGGAGAGCGAGGGCCGCGAGGCGGTGACGGTGATCCTGGGGACCACCCCGGGCTACGCCCCCGCCCGCAACTGGCCTCCCCAGCACGGCACGTTCCTCGAGGAGGCCCATCTCCTCAACCGCTCCCGGGTGATCGTGCTGGGCCTCACCCCGGCCCGCCGCCTCTTCCCGGACGTCCCCAACCCGGTGGGGCGGACGGTGCGCATCAACGGGGTTCCCTTCCGGGTGATCGGGGTGATGTCGGATAAGGGCGGCAACGCCTTCGGGGACTACAACGACCTAGCCTTCATCCCGATCACGGTGGCCCAGGAGATGCTCTACGACGCGCGGGATCCGCGAACCGGGGAGCCGCTGGTGACCGGGATCATGCTCCAGGCCACCCGATCGGAATACACCGACGAGATCGTCCGACGGATCACAGAGCTCCTGCGGGAGCGGCATCGCATCCGCTTCCGGGACGAGGACGACTTCGCCATCCTGACCCAGTTCGAGCTGGTTTCGATCTTCGGGCAGATCTCCGGCGTGCTCACGGTGTTCCTGGGGGCGCTGGGCGCCATCTCCCTGATCGTGGGGGGCATCGGGATCATGAACATCATGCTGGTCTCGGTGACCGAGCGGACGCGGGAGATCGGCCTGCGCAAGGCCGTGGGAGCCCGTCGGCGAGACATCCTGCTCCAGTTCCTCACCGAGGCCATCCTGATCACGATGCTCGGCGGCGTCCTGGGCACCGGGGCCGGGATCGCCCTGGCCTCGACGATCAACGTCCTGAGCGGCGGAGCGGTGCGGGCGGCGGTGGGCCTGGATACGGTGCTCCTGGCCGTGGGGGTGAGCGCCGCCGTCGGGCTCTTCTTCGGCCTCTACCCGGCCTGGCGCGCCGCCCGGCTCGACCCCATCGTCGCCCTCCGCGCCGAATGA
- a CDS encoding BglII/BstYI family type II restriction endonuclease, whose protein sequence is MGYSEYDFKFAKTILSQHFPEFIDEIEDSIRQLQYLLSLGKTKLGRGARPTPAQILEELLARKGWQRQQPVTPQHKHLKFDLKKSKVAIEIQLSDPSDCYNDFLKFLLAYNLEVIDVAVEIVYDDSIKGKNLPHLSKVQRDLETYRRVLPCPIWVIGLRPE, encoded by the coding sequence ATGGGTTACTCAGAATACGATTTCAAATTCGCAAAAACCATATTGAGCCAACACTTTCCAGAATTTATAGATGAGATCGAAGATTCGATTAGGCAGCTACAATACCTGCTATCCTTAGGTAAGACGAAGTTGGGAAGAGGAGCACGTCCAACTCCTGCACAAATTTTGGAAGAGTTGCTCGCTCGGAAAGGCTGGCAACGCCAGCAACCCGTTACTCCTCAACATAAACACCTAAAGTTTGATCTTAAGAAGAGCAAGGTTGCGATAGAAATACAACTTTCAGATCCATCTGATTGTTATAACGATTTTTTGAAATTTTTGCTTGCCTATAATCTTGAGGTTATTGATGTTGCGGTAGAAATCGTGTATGATGATAGTATAAAAGGAAAGAATCTCCCTCATTTGAGTAAGGTTCAACGGGATCTGGAAACCTATCGACGTGTCCTCCCATGCCCAATCTGGGTAATCGGGTTGAGACCGGAATAA
- the trxA gene encoding thioredoxin, which yields MGEHEVTITAQNFEQEVLKSEKPVLVDFWAEWCGPCKALEPIVAQIAREYAQVLKVGKLNVDDYPELAMRYGVMGIPTLILFKDGREVARIVGYQPRERLLRQILPHLQPAPQR from the coding sequence ATGGGTGAGCATGAGGTGACCATCACGGCACAGAATTTCGAGCAGGAAGTCCTGAAGTCCGAGAAACCGGTGCTGGTGGATTTCTGGGCGGAGTGGTGCGGGCCGTGCAAGGCCCTGGAACCCATCGTGGCCCAGATCGCCCGGGAATACGCCCAGGTCCTGAAGGTGGGCAAGTTAAATGTGGACGATTACCCCGAGCTGGCCATGCGCTATGGGGTGATGGGGATCCCCACCCTCATCCTGTTCAAGGACGGGCGGGAGGTGGCGCGGATCGTCGGCTACCAGCCCCGGGAGCGCCTGCTCCGGCAGATCCTCCCGCATCTCCAGCCAGCCCCACAACGGTGA
- a CDS encoding HEAT repeat domain-containing protein codes for MSPQASADPEIKRYLRDLGSSNPDRVRAAREALAALGAPALEALIAVLQEEEDSLRWEAVKALRDLGDPRAAPLFIRLLLEDPNPGVRWLAAEGLLRLDETGLQALLEALVHHSDSPWLREGARHVLKALAARGHRTELLPVLEAMDGLEPALTVPPAAQRALDSIFGHGSTA; via the coding sequence ATGAGCCCACAGGCATCCGCTGATCCCGAAATCAAGCGCTACCTCCGGGATCTCGGCTCCTCGAATCCAGATCGGGTGCGCGCAGCCCGGGAGGCCCTGGCCGCCCTGGGCGCTCCGGCGCTGGAAGCCTTGATCGCGGTCCTCCAGGAAGAGGAAGACTCGTTACGCTGGGAGGCTGTCAAAGCCCTCCGGGACCTGGGGGATCCCCGCGCCGCCCCACTGTTCATCCGCCTTCTCCTCGAGGATCCCAACCCAGGGGTCCGCTGGCTGGCGGCGGAAGGGCTTCTCCGCCTCGATGAGACGGGATTGCAGGCTTTGCTGGAGGCCCTGGTTCATCATTCGGATTCTCCCTGGCTGCGGGAGGGCGCCCGTCACGTTCTGAAGGCACTCGCGGCCCGGGGACATAGGACGGAGCTCCTGCCGGTCCTGGAGGCCATGGACGGACTGGAACCTGCTTTGACGGTGCCGCCTGCTGCCCAGCGGGCCCTGGATTCCATTTTCGGCCACGGATCAACGGCGTGA
- a CDS encoding CDGSH iron-sulfur domain-containing protein, giving the protein MADHETTWGDHPRTTVRLRPGERVTLCRCFQSKNFPFCDGSHREVAGRGPVTVVVLQEEPSESRGVI; this is encoded by the coding sequence ATGGCCGACCATGAGACCACGTGGGGGGATCATCCGCGGACAACGGTGCGTCTTCGGCCCGGCGAGCGGGTCACCCTGTGCCGGTGCTTTCAGTCGAAGAACTTCCCGTTCTGCGATGGGTCCCATCGGGAGGTCGCGGGACGGGGCCCGGTGACGGTAGTCGTGCTGCAGGAGGAGCCCTCCGAGTCGAGGGGCGTCATCTGA
- a CDS encoding ABC transporter permease: MIAQFQENLQTALQSLLANKLRTALSLLGILIGVGAVVALLAAGQGVRDYIQRQVEAIGPNVLFVFPGGFSQSGLTRAAAQQSGLLRPALTLGDARALQDPARAPDIVMVAPVVAQTLPVASARERMVTTVRGVTPEYQVARNWTVARGRFLTPEDERTAARVALLGVEAARRLFGEADPVGQLIRIRDVPFRVIGILSRKGGTSFGNDDEVILIPLSAMHQYLYSVRGRSGEPGLSAIVLVARSPDRIRAAQEQATAVLRERHGIRFREDEDFTVVSQEEILSLFGNLTLILTAFLSAIAGISLLVGGIGIMNITLVSVRERTREIGLRKAVGARRRDILLQFLIETVLLALIGGFLGVLLGIGVAFLISTLAGGAFRAIVTPEAILLAVGISSAVGLAAGLYPAWRAARLDPIVALRYE; this comes from the coding sequence ATGATCGCGCAATTTCAGGAGAACCTGCAGACAGCCCTTCAAAGCCTGCTGGCCAACAAACTGCGCACCGCCCTCAGCCTGCTGGGCATCCTGATCGGGGTCGGCGCCGTCGTGGCCCTGCTGGCCGCCGGCCAGGGCGTCCGGGACTACATCCAGCGCCAGGTGGAGGCCATCGGGCCCAACGTGCTGTTCGTCTTCCCCGGCGGGTTCTCCCAGAGCGGCCTCACCCGGGCCGCCGCCCAGCAGTCCGGCCTGCTGCGGCCCGCCCTGACCCTGGGGGATGCGCGGGCATTGCAGGATCCCGCCCGGGCGCCAGACATCGTCATGGTGGCCCCGGTGGTGGCCCAGACGCTCCCGGTGGCCTCCGCCAGGGAGCGGATGGTCACCACCGTGCGTGGGGTGACGCCGGAGTATCAGGTCGCCCGGAACTGGACGGTGGCGCGAGGCCGCTTCCTCACCCCGGAGGACGAGCGGACTGCGGCCCGGGTGGCGCTCCTGGGCGTGGAGGCCGCCCGAAGGCTGTTCGGGGAAGCCGATCCCGTCGGGCAGCTGATCCGTATCCGGGATGTCCCCTTCCGGGTCATCGGGATCCTGAGCCGCAAAGGAGGCACCTCCTTCGGGAACGACGATGAGGTGATCCTCATCCCCTTAAGCGCCATGCATCAGTATCTCTACTCGGTGCGGGGGCGCAGCGGGGAACCCGGCCTCTCGGCCATCGTGCTGGTCGCTCGCTCCCCGGACCGCATCCGGGCGGCGCAGGAGCAGGCCACGGCTGTCTTGCGAGAGCGCCACGGCATCCGCTTCCGGGAGGATGAGGATTTCACCGTGGTCTCCCAGGAGGAGATCCTGAGTCTCTTCGGCAACCTCACCTTGATCCTGACCGCCTTCCTCTCCGCCATCGCCGGGATCTCCCTGCTGGTGGGAGGGATCGGCATCATGAACATCACCCTGGTTTCCGTGCGGGAGCGAACACGGGAGATCGGCCTGCGCAAGGCCGTGGGGGCCCGGCGACGGGACATCCTGCTCCAGTTCCTGATCGAGACGGTTCTCCTGGCCCTCATCGGAGGGTTCCTGGGGGTATTGCTGGGGATCGGGGTGGCTTTCCTGATCTCCACGCTGGCTGGAGGGGCGTTCCGGGCCATCGTGACCCCGGAGGCGATCCTGCTGGCGGTGGGGATCAGTTCCGCGGTGGGCCTGGCCGCTGGCCTCTACCCGGCCTGGCGCGCCGCCCGGCTCGACCCCATCGTCGCCCTGCGCTATGAATGA
- a CDS encoding twin-arginine translocase TatA/TatE family subunit: protein MIRIGAEELLLILFLALLLFGPGRLSAIARELGQSVREFRRGLTENSESAAPEPREPRGSPPEPPGPPA from the coding sequence ATGATCCGCATCGGCGCGGAAGAGCTGCTTCTGATTCTGTTCCTGGCCCTTCTGCTGTTCGGGCCGGGTCGGCTGTCGGCTATCGCCCGGGAGCTGGGCCAGAGCGTGCGGGAGTTCCGACGCGGCCTGACGGAGAACAGCGAGAGCGCCGCGCCGGAACCGCGTGAACCGCGCGGATCCCCTCCGGAGCCCCCAGGGCCTCCCGCGTGA
- a CDS encoding DUF5666 domain-containing protein yields MGRWKMWIGALLTAGFLLSGWAGTAGLRVAYAARAPARVILRGTIAKVDPAAKTLTVKTAKGETVEVVGTDKTVLLIVGIRKPTWNDLHPDGRVLVVGKRADGKVEALRIGVRPPVRSVRGVIAEIRGNQLVVDTGKGKVTLVTDERTRFRIRGLKSPSVKDLRVGDRVSAVAVGHWDDLWYANQVARIRPTR; encoded by the coding sequence ATGGGACGGTGGAAGATGTGGATCGGCGCGTTGCTGACGGCGGGTTTTCTGCTTAGCGGGTGGGCGGGCACGGCCGGCCTCCGGGTCGCCTACGCCGCCCGCGCTCCCGCCCGGGTGATCCTGCGGGGGACCATTGCGAAGGTGGATCCGGCGGCGAAGACACTCACGGTGAAGACCGCGAAGGGAGAGACGGTGGAGGTCGTCGGAACTGACAAGACGGTCCTGCTGATAGTTGGGATCCGCAAGCCGACATGGAACGATCTCCATCCGGATGGGCGGGTGCTGGTGGTGGGGAAGCGGGCGGATGGCAAGGTGGAGGCCCTGCGCATCGGGGTGCGCCCACCTGTGCGGAGCGTGCGCGGGGTGATCGCGGAGATCCGAGGGAACCAGCTGGTCGTGGACACCGGGAAGGGCAAGGTCACCCTGGTCACCGACGAGCGCACCCGCTTCCGCATCCGGGGGTTGAAGAGCCCCAGCGTGAAGGACCTCCGGGTCGGCGATCGGGTGAGCGCGGTGGCCGTCGGACACTGGGATGACCTCTGGTATGCCAACCAGGTCGCCCGGATCCGTCCCACCCGCTGA
- a CDS encoding response regulator transcription factor: MGARILLVDDDALLRRSLAFSLEQAGFRVHTAASAEEALAVAARERPDLVLLDIGLPGMDGLEALRRFREVLGVPVVFLTARRRELDQVVGLELGADDYITKPFDTDVLIARIRAVLRRVRGASASPPPPGRLVVGDLVLDPEGRTVTVAGRPVVLSPKEFDLLYTLALAPNRVLSTETLLAQVWGAEYEGQPETLYVHIRWLREKIEEDPEHPRRIVTVRGVGYKLVPQG; the protein is encoded by the coding sequence ATGGGCGCGCGCATCCTGCTGGTGGACGATGACGCGTTGCTCCGGCGCAGCCTGGCCTTCAGCCTGGAGCAGGCGGGCTTCCGGGTGCATACAGCGGCCAGCGCGGAGGAGGCCCTGGCCGTCGCCGCCCGGGAGCGCCCTGACCTGGTCCTCCTGGACATCGGCCTGCCGGGGATGGACGGCCTGGAGGCCCTGCGGCGGTTCCGGGAGGTTCTGGGGGTGCCGGTGGTGTTCCTGACCGCCCGGCGCCGGGAGCTGGACCAGGTGGTCGGGCTGGAGTTGGGGGCGGATGATTACATCACCAAGCCGTTCGACACCGACGTGTTGATCGCCCGCATCCGGGCGGTCCTGCGCCGGGTGCGGGGGGCATCCGCTTCCCCTCCGCCGCCGGGTCGGCTGGTCGTGGGGGACTTGGTCCTCGATCCGGAGGGCCGCACGGTCACCGTGGCTGGCCGGCCCGTCGTTTTATCCCCAAAGGAATTTGACCTCCTCTACACGCTGGCGCTGGCCCCGAATCGGGTGCTGTCGACGGAGACGCTGCTCGCGCAGGTCTGGGGGGCCGAATATGAAGGGCAGCCCGAGACCCTCTATGTTCACATCCGATGGCTGCGGGAGAAAATCGAGGAGGATCCGGAGCATCCCCGGCGCATCGTGACCGTGCGGGGGGTGGGTTACAAGCTGGTGCCCCAGGGATAA
- a CDS encoding sensor histidine kinase KdpD: protein MFRTFRSRLLWSVWLPFLVMAPILGLMLIGLVEERILLPALAQEMIDQGILIARLGQVLPEIWRDPEAAQAFLRALEIRQPTQVLLLDPSGRLLAGPEERGLLGQAEEGALPERARAGEIVWHAALRGSDSDVVLDVVVPVADESGVRLGYIRLLRRLPDVVEGLRLARRLILGALGIGLAVSGLLGLILAQSLSRPLQAVAWAIAESPLEGPAMILPESGPQEVRQLIRTFNRLQTRRAELEEARRLLLRSIVHEFGRLIGALQAALHALQAGAAEDPRLRGELLQGMSQVAGDLTRLLDDLAQTYRQTREPLSLRAQPLDPGSWLRARILLWAGMARERGLRWEDAVPSELPSIVADPDRLAQALDNLVDNAVKFTPPGGCVRMEAGSGDGKVWIRIQDTGPGIPPEDLPRLFEPFYRGHQEGRPGLGLGLFLARTIVEAHGGRLEVASEPGAGSAFTLILPAAHPDRRGSAC from the coding sequence GTGTTCCGCACCTTTCGATCTCGTCTCCTGTGGAGCGTCTGGCTTCCGTTCCTGGTGATGGCTCCCATCCTGGGATTGATGCTGATCGGCTTGGTGGAGGAGCGCATCCTCCTGCCTGCGCTGGCCCAGGAGATGATCGACCAGGGGATCCTGATCGCCCGGCTGGGGCAGGTCCTCCCGGAGATCTGGAGGGATCCCGAGGCGGCCCAGGCCTTCCTGCGGGCGCTGGAGATCCGACAGCCCACTCAGGTGCTGCTGTTGGATCCCTCAGGGCGGTTGTTGGCGGGGCCGGAGGAGAGGGGCCTTCTGGGACAGGCGGAGGAGGGGGCGTTGCCCGAGCGCGCCCGCGCGGGCGAGATCGTGTGGCACGCGGCTCTCCGAGGCTCTGACTCCGACGTGGTGTTGGATGTGGTCGTCCCGGTGGCGGATGAAAGTGGGGTGCGCCTGGGCTACATCCGCTTGCTCCGGCGTCTCCCGGATGTGGTGGAGGGCTTGCGGCTGGCGCGGCGGCTCATCCTGGGAGCCCTGGGGATCGGGTTGGCGGTGAGCGGGCTGCTGGGGCTGATCTTGGCGCAATCGCTGAGCCGACCCCTCCAGGCGGTGGCCTGGGCCATCGCGGAGTCTCCCCTGGAGGGGCCCGCGATGATCTTGCCGGAGAGCGGGCCTCAGGAGGTCCGTCAGCTCATCCGAACCTTCAATCGCCTCCAGACCCGGCGCGCGGAGCTCGAGGAAGCGCGCCGGCTGCTGTTGCGCAGCATCGTCCATGAGTTCGGCCGGCTGATCGGCGCCCTGCAGGCGGCGCTGCACGCCCTTCAGGCCGGCGCGGCCGAGGATCCTCGCTTGCGGGGGGAGCTGCTCCAGGGGATGTCCCAGGTCGCCGGAGATCTGACCCGGTTGCTGGACGATCTGGCGCAGACCTATCGGCAGACGCGGGAGCCGCTTTCTCTTCGCGCCCAGCCGCTGGATCCGGGGAGCTGGCTGCGGGCGCGGATCCTCCTCTGGGCCGGGATGGCCCGGGAGCGGGGATTGCGCTGGGAGGATGCGGTTCCGTCCGAACTCCCCTCGATCGTGGCGGATCCCGACCGGCTGGCTCAGGCGCTGGACAACTTGGTGGACAACGCCGTGAAGTTCACGCCGCCTGGGGGATGCGTGCGGATGGAGGCCGGGAGCGGGGATGGGAAGGTATGGATCCGGATTCAGGACACCGGCCCGGGGATCCCGCCGGAGGATCTGCCCCGGCTGTTCGAGCCCTTCTATCGGGGGCATCAGGAGGGACGGCCCGGCTTGGGGCTGGGCCTGTTCCTGGCCCGGACCATCGTGGAAGCCCATGGAGGGCGTCTGGAGGTAGCCAGTGAGCCGGGGGCGGGGAGCGCTTTCACCCTGATCCTGCCGGCAGCCCATCCGGATCGAAGGGGGAGCGCATGCTGA